The region GACGGCACCTATCAGCCGGACGCTGACGGCAATGTGGTCTATACCCCGCGCGAGCAGGAGACCCTGGACAGAATCGCCGTTCTCGTCCGCTCCGCGGTCGGGTTCAACGAAGGCCGGGGCGATGTGGTCGAAGTCGTCAATCTTCAATTCGCGCTGCCGCCCCAGGACGATCTCCTGGTCGAAAGCGACAGCCTGTTAGACTTCACCAAGGACGACATCATCCGCTTTGCAGAACTGGGCGTTCTCTTCCTGATCGCCGTCCTGCTGCTGCTCTTCGTCGTCCGGCCGCTGCTGCGCCGGATCGTGACACCGGAGGAAAAACAGCCTCAGGAACTCATGATCGGCCCGGATGGCACGCTGGTGATCGAAACGGAAGTGCCGCAGGAGGTGGAGCCTGAGGACGAATTCGTGATCGAATGGCTTGAGCAGGCAAAGCAGGAAGGTGCGATGCAGGCGAGTTCGATTTCAAAAGTGGGCGAAATGATCAAGGATCATCCGACAGAAGCGGTAACGATCGTCCGCGGCTGGCTGGATGAGCAGGCAGCCTGATGGCAAGCGATCAACTCCAGAAACAGCTGCAGGTCAGCGCCGACGAGGAAGAGCGCGAGCTGAAGGGCGCCGAGCGGGCGGCGGTTCTCCTGCTGGCCCTCGGCGAAAGTCACGGCTCGCCGATCTGGGAAAAGCTCGACGAGATCGAGGTGCGCCAGGTCTCCGCGGCCATGGCCAATCTCGGGCCGGTGACGCCCAAGATGCTCGAGGACCTGTTCAAGGATTTCGTCCGCCGGGTCAGCTCCAACGGCGCGCTGACGGGCAACGTCGATGCCACCGAGCGTCTGCTCGCAAGCTTCCTGCCGGGCGACAAAGTGTCGATCATTATGGAGGAAATCCGCGGTCCGGCCGGCCGCAACATGTGGGAGAAGCTCTCCAACGTTCAGGAGAACGTGCTCGCCAACTACCTGAAGAACGAGTATCCGCAGACCGTCGCCGTGGTGCTGTCGAAGATCAAGTCGGACCATGCGGCACGCGTGCTCGGCATCCTGCCGGAGGAACTGGCGCTCGAAGTCGTCAGCCGCATGCTGCGCATG is a window of Roseibium salinum DNA encoding:
- the fliG gene encoding flagellar motor switch protein FliG — translated: MASDQLQKQLQVSADEEERELKGAERAAVLLLALGESHGSPIWEKLDEIEVRQVSAAMANLGPVTPKMLEDLFKDFVRRVSSNGALTGNVDATERLLASFLPGDKVSIIMEEIRGPAGRNMWEKLSNVQENVLANYLKNEYPQTVAVVLSKIKSDHAARVLGILPEELALEVVSRMLRMDAVQKEVLEKVEQTLRVEFMSNLTNTSRRDSHEMMAEIFNNFDRQTEARFLAALEEDNREAADRIKTLMFTFDDLLKLDAASAQTLLRHVEKDSLAIALKGSTEAAREFFFGNMSQRAARMLKDDMDALGPVRLRDVDDAQTGMVNKAKDLAAKGEILISKSKGEDEIIY